In one window of Caenimonas aquaedulcis DNA:
- a CDS encoding DUF6916 family protein, translated as MIQELTRRDFTGLEPASIAVDHQGNRLALSVVETRDLPPISPRAHPFAVILSGPPAPVLAQGVHALLHPQRGRLELFMVPVGRDAHAASYEIVFN; from the coding sequence ATGATCCAAGAACTGACCCGCCGGGACTTCACCGGACTCGAGCCCGCGAGCATCGCGGTGGACCACCAGGGCAACCGCCTCGCCCTGAGCGTCGTGGAAACGCGCGACCTCCCGCCGATCTCGCCGCGGGCTCACCCCTTTGCCGTGATCCTGTCGGGTCCGCCCGCGCCGGTGCTGGCGCAAGGGGTCCATGCGCTGCTACATCCGCAGCGCGGAAGGCTCGAATTGTTCATGGTCCCCGTCGGGCGCGACGCGCACGCCGCCTCCTACGAAATCGTCTTCAACTGA
- a CDS encoding GNAT family N-acetyltransferase, translating to MDLPPGFALRPRTDADLGFLSELYAQSRAAELAPVPWPEERKRAFLNDQFCKQHAHYLQHYPTAQWWLVVRDGVPAGRLYLAQTPGELRIMDVTLVPGCRNEGAGTALMRMLISHADRNRLAITLHVEPFNPAIRLYVRLGFLHVETRGVYHFMRRPVSVEDDFVGGGVRVAPDGDHEQFEPSALRM from the coding sequence TTGGATCTTCCTCCAGGCTTTGCGCTGCGTCCGCGCACGGACGCAGACCTCGGCTTCCTGAGCGAGCTGTACGCGCAGTCACGCGCGGCGGAACTGGCGCCGGTTCCGTGGCCGGAGGAGCGCAAGCGTGCCTTCCTGAACGACCAGTTCTGCAAGCAGCACGCGCACTACCTCCAGCACTACCCGACCGCGCAGTGGTGGCTCGTCGTGCGGGACGGCGTGCCTGCCGGACGACTCTACCTCGCGCAAACGCCGGGTGAATTGCGCATCATGGACGTGACGCTGGTGCCTGGTTGCCGCAACGAGGGCGCAGGCACAGCGCTCATGCGGATGCTCATTTCCCACGCGGACAGGAACAGGCTTGCGATCACGCTGCACGTGGAGCCTTTCAATCCCGCGATCCGCCTCTACGTGCGGCTCGGCTTCCTGCACGTGGAGACGCGGGGCGTCTACCACTTCATGCGGCGCCCGGTGTCAGTTGAAGACGATTTCGTAGGAGGCGGCGTGCGCGTCGCGCCCGACGGGGACCATGAACAATTCGAGCCTTCCGCGCTGCGGATGTAG
- a CDS encoding phage tail protein: MAEPFLSEIRLMSFGYAPRGWAQCNGQLMPISQNQALFKLLGSTFGGDGTTSFGLPNLQGAAPLHVGGGHVLGESGGEQDHTLVTEELPEHTHVLQGTSDAASVDVPESSELLAQTVIDMYRAPTNLTAMDPGCVSNVGGGQAHVNMQPFLALNFCIAIQGIYPSAT; this comes from the coding sequence ATGGCCGAACCTTTCCTGTCCGAAATCCGTCTCATGAGCTTCGGCTACGCGCCCAGGGGCTGGGCCCAGTGCAACGGGCAATTGATGCCCATCAGCCAGAACCAGGCGTTGTTCAAGCTGCTCGGTTCCACCTTCGGCGGCGACGGCACCACGAGCTTCGGCCTGCCCAACCTGCAAGGCGCCGCGCCCCTGCACGTAGGTGGCGGCCACGTGCTCGGCGAGAGCGGGGGTGAGCAGGACCACACGCTCGTCACCGAAGAACTCCCCGAACATACCCACGTGCTGCAGGGGACCAGCGACGCCGCAAGCGTCGATGTTCCCGAGTCGTCGGAATTGCTGGCGCAGACCGTGATCGACATGTATCGCGCCCCCACCAACCTGACGGCGATGGATCCCGGGTGCGTGTCGAACGTCGGCGGCGGCCAGGCCCACGTCAACATGCAGCCCTTCCTGGCGCTGAATTTCTGCATTGCGATCCAGGGCATCTATCCGTCGGCCACCTAG
- a CDS encoding phage tail protein produces the protein MADPFISEIRIFPFNYAPQGWAWCDGQMLPPSQNTALFALIGTTYGGDGKSTFALPNLQGKVPMHAGQGPGLSQHPLGESGGSETVTLLQSEMPVHSHGLNASVRAADNLNPGTLSPGSGNNIFAPEPGATVVAAAPQALALTGGGQAHNNMQPYLTLYFCIALQGVFPPRS, from the coding sequence ATGGCCGATCCTTTCATTTCGGAAATCCGCATCTTTCCTTTCAACTACGCACCCCAGGGCTGGGCCTGGTGCGATGGCCAGATGCTCCCGCCGTCGCAGAACACGGCCCTCTTCGCGCTCATCGGCACGACCTATGGCGGCGACGGCAAGTCCACCTTCGCCCTGCCCAACCTGCAAGGCAAGGTGCCCATGCACGCGGGCCAGGGGCCGGGCCTGTCGCAGCACCCGCTGGGCGAATCCGGCGGCAGCGAGACGGTGACCCTGCTCCAGTCGGAGATGCCGGTGCACTCGCACGGCCTGAACGCGAGCGTGCGCGCGGCGGACAACCTCAATCCCGGGACGCTGTCCCCCGGCTCAGGCAACAACATCTTCGCGCCCGAGCCGGGCGCCACGGTGGTGGCTGCCGCGCCGCAGGCGCTGGCGCTCACCGGAGGCGGCCAGGCGCACAACAACATGCAGCCGTATCTCACCTTGTACTTTTGCATCGCCCTGCAGGGCGTATTCCCCCCACGGAGCTGA
- a CDS encoding phage tail protein: MAQPYVGEIRMFAGTYAPADWMFCDGQILPIAENETLFQVIRNTYGGDGVSTFALPDMRGRIPIHNGAGFKVGDAGGAEEVTLDTDHIPSHTHGLQASPDPASGRVPAGQVFGRAPSEAYASEFTAQQLSAPSITPVGGGQPHTNFQPYLCVQFIISLSGLYPTPS; the protein is encoded by the coding sequence ATGGCTCAACCCTATGTGGGCGAGATTCGCATGTTCGCGGGCACCTACGCGCCCGCCGACTGGATGTTCTGCGATGGGCAGATCCTGCCCATCGCTGAAAACGAAACGCTGTTCCAGGTGATACGCAACACATACGGCGGCGACGGCGTTTCGACGTTCGCCCTGCCGGACATGCGTGGCCGAATTCCCATCCACAACGGGGCTGGCTTCAAGGTCGGCGACGCCGGCGGCGCCGAGGAAGTGACGCTCGACACCGACCACATCCCGTCGCACACGCACGGCTTGCAGGCGTCCCCGGATCCTGCCAGTGGGCGCGTGCCTGCCGGCCAGGTATTCGGGCGGGCGCCCTCCGAGGCCTATGCGAGCGAGTTCACCGCGCAGCAGCTGTCGGCTCCATCCATCACGCCAGTGGGAGGCGGCCAGCCGCATACCAACTTCCAGCCTTACCTGTGCGTGCAATTCATCATTTCCCTGTCGGGGCTTTACCCGACACCCTCCTGA